GACAAAGGTtccactgaggaaagaaaatatctacTTAAACTGTGCATCACTTCATAGTAAATCTTATACTCTATTTGAGGATATCTCTTAAACAGGAGAAGTGATTTTACGTTCTTAACTGTGTTTGGATAAATGGTTATCATCAAATTTTAAtgtattctgcttttattaGAATCTTTAGGCAAAGGATATGCTGTTGCTTGTACTcaagaaggagaagagaaaaagcaagcttctggTTCATCTGGCACTAGAGGAACTAGAAGGAAAGCAGTTAGTACCACTCCTAGAAGAAGGTCTGCACGAAACAGCAAAAACGAGACTCTGGGTCAATCTCGGAGCTCACCTCGGTCAAGCAGTTCTGCGTGCAGTGCTCCTGATGGCAATAACCCATCTCTGAATAAATCTCCTTCAGAATCAGAGAAGGCTCCTCCAAAACGGAAGTCTAAAAGAATAGTTAAACAACAAACAcctgtggttaaaaaaaaattgagaagttCTGCACGTTCTGAAAAATCGCCCAGTGATTCAGTGGAAGTTGATGACATTGCTGAGTCTGAAGCAGTTCTAACATTAGATAAAGACCAGCAGTCAGATAATGAAAGCAATAACACAAGCATTCCACAGAAAAGTAACGCAGAAACAGAATCTGCTAATGGATTGGAAAGCTGTAGTGAACACGCAGAAATCGAGGGAACTACAGGAGAATGTGACAAAGATACTTCAGGCAATGCAGATGTAAGTTCTTCTGTCCAAGAACCTCCAGTACTAATTTCAGGAGGTGAAAGTCAGGAATTTGAAGTAAAAGGTgttactgaagaaaatataGATCTTGAGAATCAGGATGTCTGTGAAAATACTCTTGAACAAATGGAAACAGTAGCTTGTTCCAGAGATGAAGTATGTGAGCATGCAACTTTTGAAAAAGTAGATCAGACATTGTGTAGTCCTCAAAATGAATTGACGGAGAACATAGAAACTTTGACAAAAATAGATCAGCCTGTAGCTGGTCCAGAAAATGAATTGTTGGAATGTCCAGAACCTGTGGGAAAAGATCAGCCGTTAGAGAGCCCCAGAAGCAAATTGCCTGAGCATCCAGAAGACATAGAAGTAGATGGTTctgaggcagaagaaaaaacagtagtAGACTGTGCAAGTACAAATATTCAAAACTTTAAAACTGCTCAAGACGAAGAACCAGATACATTAATAGACAGTGTTTCTATGGACAGTACATCAGACCAGTCCTTAAAAGAGAATGCCATGCCAGAAGGTGAAGAGAGAAGAACTTCAGAGTCACCCCAGGTAAATGCTGAACATAAACATTTTGGTGAAGATAACAATGAAATGATACCAATGGATTGTGACTCATTTTGCAGTGACCAGAATGAGCCTCAGATTGAGCAGTTACCACCAGCTGAAAGTACAGAGCAAGAAGTGAACTCCCTACAGTGTGATGCGGGAAACTGTACATCGGTTTCAGGACCtcctgaagaaaaggaggaaactATTCCTCAAGAGAGAGAGAGCCAGtcagaactgaaaaaagataaaaagcctCGAACTAGAAGGTCTAGGTTTCACTCTCCATCAACAACTTGGTCTCCTCCTAGGAGAGAGGGCAGGAAATCTCAGTCACCATCCCCTAAAAGGGAGATGACCAGAGGCAGGAGCTCACGATCACCCAAGAAGGAAACAataagggagggaaggagatcTTTATCTCGTTCTCCAAAGAGACACACGCTCAAAGATGAGAGAAAAACACCATCTCGATCTCCCAAAAGGGAAACTGTCAGGGAAAGCAGGAGATCATCTTCTCAGTCAAGAATTAAGGATTCATCTCCAAGGCAAAAATCTAGATCTCGAAGCAGTGATAGAGATAGTCAAAGAAGAGATCgtgacagagaaagaagaaacaggaggTGGTCTAGGTCACGGTCACGATCTAGGTCAAGATCACGATCTAGGAcaagaaataaatgttcttcATTCTCTAGAAATGAGAGGGACAGTCATTCACCTCGATGGAAAGAGAGATGGGCAAATGACAGCTGGAGGAGTCCCAGAGGAAATGATCGATACAGAAGAAGTGatcaagagaaacagaatgaaagtcttaaaaaagagaaggacaatacagaaaaaaacaatgacGATCAGTGTTCTTCAGACAAGCGGAGGAATGATTGTCCCGACTGGGTAATGGAAAGGATAAACTCTGTTCCTGAAGTCaggaacagagagagagagaaaccacATTGGGAAGATGGCAGGCATAATAATTCAGGGCACTCTTGGAATAAAAACTTTGGTTCAGGTTGGATTCCGAATCGAGGGAGAGGTCAGCGTGGCCGAGGTGGGCGTGGAAGAGGTGGTTTCATGTATGGAGACCAGAGTGAAAAccactggcaaaacagaaaacctctCTCAGGGAACTCAAATGGTTCTGGGAACGAAACTTCAAGGTTCCCAGAACATCAGCCATACAAGCGTAAGAATGAACAAGATTATTCTTTCGATACGCCTGCTGACAGATCTGGGTGGACATCTGCATCCAGCTTGGCTGTAAGAAAGACTTTACCTGCTGATGTGCAGAATTATTATTCAAGAAGAGGACGTAATTCAGCAAGCCCACAGTCTGGATGGGGAATGAGACAAGAAGAGGAGGTGCCTGAACAAGGTATTCATAGTTTTGAAACATAAAAGCTTAGTCCCAGCTGCAGTAGCTGAGTAAAATCCTAGATACATTGACCTGTCTCGGGTTGATTACGTCTTCAAAATAACTGGGGGTGAATCTATAGTGTTTTTGCAATATGGAGGTTTGTAGGTGTGGAGTTTGGGGATTTCTTGCCTTTTGATGGCATTTTGATGGCTTTCTGGTTGTGCTTAGACATAATTTGAGGACTATGCATATGAAGAGTGCTACTTAAGTAAATTGATTTGGTGGAAGAGGAAGCATATCCTCTTCATGGTTACTTTTAGCATCTGCACACCTTTCAAAtctccctgaaaaaaattaccccTTCTAAGTTTGCCTGTGCAGACCCACATAGTAGATTCTAGTGATTACAAATCATTGTTGATGTTTATCTTGCTTCTAAATAAACGTTTTCTGCTttatgtgcttaaaaaaaactaCAGAGACTTATAAAtgcaaaaattgtatttttactgTACTTCAGCGTTAAAATTTACCTGAAGCCTCAATAGAAGTCTAATATTTTtgagtattttatttccatcagGGCTGTTACATTTTAGATATAAACTTTTTGGTAGAAAGTGAGTTAACTGCGGATGAGATTAGATTCTTAATAGCTACGAAGTCATCCACAGATTATTAATGCTCTGAAGTAAAAAATAGATgtgaattatatttaaaaactgtaaaatcGAGTTCTGAGGGCAGCTACACTTGCACTTTCCCATTGTCTCcttgttttgtctttcatttttatccaTTTTCACCCTATATACCAGCAGTTTTCACCCTCTTTTCAGAGACAACTGCATCAGTGGCTTCTCGGTTTTGAGGCAACTTTGTCAGCCTTCAGTCTGCTGCAGGCAAAATTTATCAAACCTTTAATTAAAAGTATTGTGTGATTTGCAGACTTTATTTCACATAGTTCAGGAGCAATCATGCTGTTATATTCACTTTTGGAATGTGAATTCAGCTGAGAACAGTACAGTGGTCTCTCAGAACTGGATGAAACAGGCTAGGTGGGCGTCATGATATGGTCCTGGGTGAAATGGTCCCAGGCAGCTGGCTTTGGCTgaccctgcttaagcagggggggttggactggatggtctcgataggtcccttccaacctcagtgattctgTAGCCCCGTGATCTTTAAAAAAGGTGATTTGGGCTGAAGCACAAGGGTTTAAATCCCAATCCCTGTGAATTAGGTGACAACAGGGTTCCTCAAGAAAAGGATTCCAAGGGAAGAACACCTGAATTGTAACCCATCAAACATTTCTCAGAGCTGATTTCTTGACTTTTGGAAGGTTTGCTGCTCATGTGTGGATTGAACTTTTTGGCT
The Phalacrocorax aristotelis chromosome 1, bGulAri2.1, whole genome shotgun sequence DNA segment above includes these coding regions:
- the SCAF11 gene encoding protein SCAF11 isoform X1 yields the protein MKNRKQCIQDTEGQKHEDMEGEENEENCSCSTLSYDGDTCPICLNCLLEQEIGFPENCSHTFCMTCILKWAETQASCPIDRRPFQAVCRLDALEKQVKVQVKRQLRRKEEEENCACNKRKYSHARMRSFVRRAVCPDRGLLTAKLSKVVKKKYSNILYDKRNKKTLSVKVNKPRRQTCWNKCLRTNFFSILPAGGSNEESFFSCRNDCTEFMEVNAAIRQKRQELELSCSSVLARVERIPLMSYGAQAETFLLASTTVAGTILPTNIRPLENFESLGKGYAVACTQEGEEKKQASGSSGTRGTRRKAVSTTPRRRSARNSKNETLGQSRSSPRSSSSACSAPDGNNPSLNKSPSESEKAPPKRKSKRIVKQQTPVVKKKLRSSARSEKSPSDSVEVDDIAESEAVLTLDKDQQSDNESNNTSIPQKSNAETESANGLESCSEHAEIEGTTGECDKDTSGNADVSSSVQEPPVLISGGESQEFEVKGVTEENIDLENQDVCENTLEQMETVACSRDEVCEHATFEKVDQTLCSPQNELTENIETLTKIDQPVAGPENELLECPEPVGKDQPLESPRSKLPEHPEDIEVDGSEAEEKTVVDCASTNIQNFKTAQDEEPDTLIDSVSMDSTSDQSLKENAMPEGEERRTSESPQVNAEHKHFGEDNNEMIPMDCDSFCSDQNEPQIEQLPPAESTEQEVNSLQCDAGNCTSVSGPPEEKEETIPQERESQSELKKDKKPRTRRSRFHSPSTTWSPPRREGRKSQSPSPKREMTRGRSSRSPKKETIREGRRSLSRSPKRHTLKDERKTPSRSPKRETVRESRRSSSQSRIKDSSPRQKSRSRSSDRDSQRRDRDRERRNRRWSRSRSRSRSRSRSRTRNKCSSFSRNERDSHSPRWKERWANDSWRSPRGNDRYRRSDQEKQNESLKKEKDNTEKNNDDQCSSDKRRNDCPDWVMERINSVPEVRNREREKPHWEDGRHNNSGHSWNKNFGSGWIPNRGRGQRGRGGRGRGGFMYGDQSENHWQNRKPLSGNSNGSGNETSRFPEHQPYKRKNEQDYSFDTPADRSGWTSASSLAVRKTLPADVQNYYSRRGRNSASPQSGWGMRQEEEVPEQDPNLKDQGNQQSDGSQLPINMMQQQMNVMPQVNAQHPPMNIFPYPVGVHPPMMNMQQNPFNIHPPMPMHLPTGVPLIQVAAPTNLSQGLPPPPPPPPPSQQVNYIASQQDGKQLQGIPNAAHVSNNMSIPALPAPAAVLGNVGTVQGPSSGNATSSSHIKSSNAAVKLGDNKASVTVEASADSSKKDQKLLIQEKAAQEVKLAIKPFYQNKDITKEEYKEIVRKAVDKVCHSKSGEVNSAKVANLVKAYVDKYKHSRKKNPEEAVSCERK
- the SCAF11 gene encoding protein SCAF11 isoform X2, whose product is MRSFVRRAVCPDRGLLTAKLSKVVKKKYSNILYDKRNKKTLSVKVNKPRRQTCWNKCLRTNFFSILPAGGSNEESFFSCRNDCTEFMEVNAAIRQKRQELELSCSSVLARVERIPLMSYGAQAETFLLASTTVAGTILPTNIRPLENFESLGKGYAVACTQEGEEKKQASGSSGTRGTRRKAVSTTPRRRSARNSKNETLGQSRSSPRSSSSACSAPDGNNPSLNKSPSESEKAPPKRKSKRIVKQQTPVVKKKLRSSARSEKSPSDSVEVDDIAESEAVLTLDKDQQSDNESNNTSIPQKSNAETESANGLESCSEHAEIEGTTGECDKDTSGNADVSSSVQEPPVLISGGESQEFEVKGVTEENIDLENQDVCENTLEQMETVACSRDEVCEHATFEKVDQTLCSPQNELTENIETLTKIDQPVAGPENELLECPEPVGKDQPLESPRSKLPEHPEDIEVDGSEAEEKTVVDCASTNIQNFKTAQDEEPDTLIDSVSMDSTSDQSLKENAMPEGEERRTSESPQVNAEHKHFGEDNNEMIPMDCDSFCSDQNEPQIEQLPPAESTEQEVNSLQCDAGNCTSVSGPPEEKEETIPQERESQSELKKDKKPRTRRSRFHSPSTTWSPPRREGRKSQSPSPKREMTRGRSSRSPKKETIREGRRSLSRSPKRHTLKDERKTPSRSPKRETVRESRRSSSQSRIKDSSPRQKSRSRSSDRDSQRRDRDRERRNRRWSRSRSRSRSRSRSRTRNKCSSFSRNERDSHSPRWKERWANDSWRSPRGNDRYRRSDQEKQNESLKKEKDNTEKNNDDQCSSDKRRNDCPDWVMERINSVPEVRNREREKPHWEDGRHNNSGHSWNKNFGSGWIPNRGRGQRGRGGRGRGGFMYGDQSENHWQNRKPLSGNSNGSGNETSRFPEHQPYKRKNEQDYSFDTPADRSGWTSASSLAVRKTLPADVQNYYSRRGRNSASPQSGWGMRQEEEVPEQDPNLKDQGNQQSDGSQLPINMMQQQMNVMPQVNAQHPPMNIFPYPVGVHPPMMNMQQNPFNIHPPMPMHLPTGVPLIQVAAPTNLSQGLPPPPPPPPPSQQVNYIASQQDGKQLQGIPNAAHVSNNMSIPALPAPAAVLGNVGTVQGPSSGNATSSSHIKSSNAAVKLGDNKASVTVEASADSSKKDQKLLIQEKAAQEVKLAIKPFYQNKDITKEEYKEIVRKAVDKVCHSKSGEVNSAKVANLVKAYVDKYKHSRKKNPEEAVSCERK